The stretch of DNA TGCCCGCGGCGGCTAGATCCTGCGACTCTACGTTCTGCCGCCGCTGCCGGATCGAGTCCGCGGCCCCGCTGTCACCGGCGCATCACGCACACACTAGTGGTTCCTGCGCAGGCTTGAGTCTGGGCCTCATCCGAATGTGGCCGGAGCCAGTCCACGCCGGGAAGGCCAAAGCTCTCTTCGTGCCGAGGTGGCACCCAGTTGGGGAAGTTTGTTGGACAGTGGTGACTTTGGTCCCTACCCAAGATTGCTCAAGGGGTTGACTCGTGTCGTGGGCATCTGGCCTACGAATGCCCCGGAGCAGGACAGCGAAGATGCTAAGGAAGCCTGATTATTGTGGATGAGGAAAATGTTGTTTGGCTCGAGGATGTCGGTATCAAGGACGTTGCCCACGTTGGCGGAAAGAATGCCTCTCTGGGAGAAATGATCCGATCCTTGGCTGCCGACGGCGTTAGGGTGCCCGGAGGTTTCGCCCTCACGGCCGCCGCGTACCGGCAGTTCATCTTGGAAAACAATATGGCGCCACAGCTGGGGCGGATTCTCGCCACCAAGGATGCCGCGGGCAGCAACTGGCGATCAATCGGAACCCAGGTGCGCGAACTGATCCTCGCCGGCGAGTTCCCGCCAGAAATGTCCACACAAATCCGTTCTTTCTACCGAGAGCTGGCNAGNCGCGCCGGGCGCGAAGACCCCGCCGTGGCTGTGCGTAGTAGCGCCACCGCCGAGGACCTGCCTGACGCCAGCTTCGCGGGACAGCAGGAAACCTACCTGAACGTCCGGGGTGAGGATGCATTGCTGGATGCCTGCCGACGATGCTATGCATCGCTCTTCACGGACCGTGCCATCAGCTACCGGGAGATTATGAAGTACGGGCACCTGGACGTGGCCCTATCAGTGGGAGTCCAACTCATGGTCCGCTCGGACCTGGGAGCTGCNGGGGTCATGTTCTCNCTGGATACTGAAACCGGCTTCCCTCGAGCCGCCGTCATCAGTGCCAATTGGGGCCTGGGTGAGACAGTGGTCCTGGGCATGGTCAACCCGGACAAATATGTTGTGTTCAAACCGCTTCTGGGCACGCCAGAGTTCACGCCCGTCATCGAAAAGACGCTTGGTTCAAAGGAGTGCAAACTTGTTTACTCCTTAGATGGCGGTGCGGGAACGTTCATGGTCGATACCACAGACACCGAACGGAGGTCGTTTTGTCTAGACGACGACGAGATCCTCCAGCTGGGCAGGTGGGCTGTGCAGGTCGAGAACCACTATGGCCGGCCCATGGACATGGAATGGGCGAAGGACGGGATGAGTGGGGAATTGTTCATTGTCCAGGCTAGGCCCGAAACTGTCCAAGCGCGCAAGAGCGGCACGATGATAAGCACACACCGACTGACGGAAGAGGGGAGGCTGCTGGTGGAAGGTGCGGCCGTGGGCGATTCCATAGCCTCCGGCATGGCATGCGTGATCAAGAGCGCCGCCGACATCGGAAACTTTGTGGACGGCGCCGTCCTGGTCGCTGAACAAACAGATCCGGACTGGGTTCCGGTCATGAAGCGTGCCAAGGCCATTGTCACTGACAAGGGTGGGGCAACCAGCCATGCGGCTATTGTGAGCCGCGAACTGGGGATTACCGCCGTCGTTGGGACAACTCATGCCACCAAGGTGATTGTGGATGGGCAGCCCATCACGGTGTCCTGTGCGGAAGGGGACACCGGCCACGTGTATGAAGGGTTTCTAGCGAGCGCCCAGGACGATGTGGACCTCGGTGATTTGCCGGCCACCCGTACTGCAATCATGCTCAACCTTGCCAGTCCCTCCACTGCGTTCAAGTGGTGGCGCCTGCCCGCACAGGGCATCGGGCTCGCACGCATGGAGTTTGTCATCAATGACATGGTCCGGGTGCACCCGATGGCACTGGCGTACCCGGAGCGGGTAACGGACCCGGCCGATCAGGCCAAGATCAAGGAGCTGACACGCGGTTATGCCGACTCGTCAGAGTACTTTGTACAAACTCTTGCGCGNGGGCTTGCCAAGTTGGCCGCACCGTTTTATCCCGCGCCGGTGGTGGTTCGGTTCAGCGATTTCAAAACCAACGAGTACGCCCACTTGATCGGTGGCTCAGCCTTCGAAGGCGAGGAATCCAACCCGATGATTGGATTCCGTGGGGCCTCGCGCTATTATGATCGGCACTACCGAGCCGGGTTTGACTTGGAATGCCGGGCCATTATCCGCCTTCGCAACCAGTGCGGGTTCATGAACGTCATAGTGATGGTGCCGTTCTGCCGGACACTTGGCGAAGCAGACCGCGTCCTGGCCGTGATGGAGGAAAACGGACTTGTCCGTGGCCAGGACGGGCTCAAGGTCTACATGATGTGCGAAATCCCCTCAAACGTGATTCTGGCGCAAAAGTTTGCCACCAAGTTCGACGGCTTCTCCATCGGCTCAAACGATCTCACCCAGCTTGTTCTCGGAGTGGATCGGGACTCGGCAACCCTTGCACCGCTCTTTGATGAACAGGACGAGGCTGTCAAGATCATGATTAGCCAGGCGATCGCCGGGGCCCATGCCGCAGGCATCCGGATCGGGATATGCGGGCAGGCACCCAGCAATCACCCTGAGTTCGCTCAATTCCTAGTTGCCGAGGGCATCGATTCCATCTCGCTGAACCCCGACAGCTTTCTGCGCACCGTTCCGCTCATCGCAGCCGCAGAAGCTGCGCAGAAGCTGGACTTGATTGAAGCGAGCACACCGCTCTAAACCAGTTCAGTTGCCCGGTGATATTCGCGGTGTGCAGTTCATCCGTGGTCCTCGCTGTCATGGAATGGGGCACAATCATGACTGGACAATGGGCGTAGGCGGTGCAAGATGAACTGACGGACCCCATCAACAAACCCTTGAATCCGCCGAATCCACGCCGTCCAAGTACCAAAAGAGCGGCATCTTTGCTGGCCTCAATCAGTACTGATCGGGCTGAGCCTTGAACCAGTTCTGTGGTGAGGCNCTCGGGGTAGTCCAAACCAAACGCGCTTTCAACGGCAGTATCTAGAACTTTCTGTGCAGCCTCTTTGAAGTCGAAGTTCCCCAAGGCATAGGGGACTATATAGGCGTTGGGATAGTTCCAGCAGGTCAGGGCTTTCACGTGCGCGCCGAGGGGCTTAGCCAACCATTCAGCGTGACGCAGGGCCTCAATAGATGAGTCTGATCCGTCGATTCCCACGATGATGGTGGATCCGTAACGAGTGCTCATGACGAGGCTGTTCCATTCTCTGGCGGCGTCCAGAGCCAATCTCGAATCTCCGGCATATCCTCCAGATGCTCATGGATGTACTTCTCATGATTGGCCAGCATTTGCTGGCAATACTCTGCCAACTCCTGTGCGCCGCCAAAGTGCGAATTGACTCGATTCAGGGCCTCCAAAGCGAGGTGATATCGGCTCATCCTATTCAGTACCACCATATCGAACGGGGTGGTTGTGGTGCCTTGCTCGTTGTATCCGCGGACGTGGAACCTGCCAGGGTTACTCCGGCCGTGCAGTAGTTGGTGGAAGGCTCGGGCATAACCGTGCCAAGCAACAATTACTTCGCCACCTACTGTGAAGAGCTTTTCGAAATCGACGTCGGAGAGTCCATGCGGGTGCGTGTCACGAGGTGGGAGTACCAACAGGTTCATGATGTTGACCACGCGCACCTTCAGCGCTGGCACAAAGTGCTGTAGCAGCCAAGTAGCAGCCAGGGTTTCCTCTGTAGGGACGTCCCCAGCGCAGGCCATGACAATGTCAGGGACGGCAGTCTTCGCCGACTCATCCGGTGTGGTGATGGAGGAAGCAGCGCTTAACAACGCGCTCTTGTCGGTGACGACTGCGCTGGGTACGTTTTCGTTCCCGGCCCAATGCCAGATCGAGGCTCCGGCAGTAGCATGCCTTCGGGCATCCTCTAGGTTCAAATACTGAGGGTGCGCCTGTTTATCCACTACCACCAGGTTCACATAATCCTTACTGAGCAACACATGTTCAGCTGCTGCCAACAAGGTGTTGGAATCTGGTGGAAGGTAGATTCGGACAACAGAACCGGACAAGGACAGTACGGTGTCGATCAGACCGGGACCTTGGTGGCTGAATCCGTTGTGATCATTGCGCCAACATGTTGAGGTAAGTAGGATATTGAGGCTGGGCACGGGCTTCCGCCAAGACAGTTCGCGAGCATGCTGTAACCATTTCGCGTGCTGGATGGTCATTGAGGCGCTTACCATGGCGAACGCTTCGTAGGTGGCAAAGAGTCCATACCGGCCGGTGAGCACGTACCCCTCGAGCCAGCCTTGGCAAAGGTGTTCGGAGAGGACTTCCATAACCCGGCCATCGGNGGACAAATGGTCATCACCGTCTTGGACCGGCTCCATCAGGCATCTGTCGGTGACCTGGAAAACGGCACCCAACCGGTTGCTGTTGGTCTCGTCCGGGCTGAACAGCCTGAAGCGGGGTTNCCTAGCCGTGTCGGAGTAAATATCCCGCAGCATCTCGCCCAACGGTCTGGTGGTTTCATGTTTGGTTGACCCAGGAATGCCAACCTCCAAGGCGTAATTTTCCAATGGACGCAAAGGTAGCGGGGCTGTTTCGGTGCCGCCATTAGCCCAAGGGTTCGCTCCCATGCGCAGCTGGCCTGCAGGAGCGAGAGCAGCTAACTCCGGCAATAACCGGCCATTGCCGTCAANAAGAGTCTCAGGACTATAGGAGCGCAGCCACGACTCCAACTGTGCCAAGTGGGCTGGATTCTCCCGTACCCCTGCCAGCGGGACCTGATGGGACCTAAACGTTCCTTCCACTTGGATACCGTCCACAGTCTCGGGTCCGGTCCAACCCTTGGGTGTGCGCAAAATGATCGCAGGCCAACGTGCCGGGCTACTAGCCCCGTGCTGGCGTGCCTGCTCTTGAATCTGGGTAATTTGAGCGTGGGCTCTCTCAAGAACTCCTGCCAGTTGTGGGTGGACAAGCGTGGGATCGTCACCGGAGACGACCACGGGGTCCCAACCGTGCGCGTGCAATAACGCCATGATCTGCTCATCGGATTGCCGGCCAAGGACTGTAGGGCCGGATATCTTGTACCCGTTGAGGTGAAGTATGGGCAGTACAGCGCCATCCCGAGACGGGTTCAAGAAGGCCGGAGCCTTCCAAGCGCCTTCCAATGGACCTGTTTCAGCTTCCCCGTCTCCCACCACGCAAGTCACTATGAGTTCGGGGTTGTCCATGACGGCTCCCGTGGCGTGCGCCAGTGAATATCCCAGCTCCCCGCCCTCATGAATGGATCCAGGTGTTGGGGGCCNCACATGGCTGGGGATGCCTCCAGNGGTGGAGAACTGGCGGATCAGCCGCCGCAGGCCCTCATTGTCTTGGCTGACCTCGGGATAGATTTGAGAGTATGTGCCCTCCAAATAAAGGTTAGCAATCACGGCTGGGCCACCGTGTCCTGGGCCTGCCACATAAAGAATGTGAGCGCCCGTGTTACGAATGAGCCGGTTCAAATGAACATAGATCAAGGACAGTCCAGGACTGGTTCCCCAATGACCCAGCAACCTTGGTTTAATCTGTTCCGCAGCTANGGGAGAGCGCAACAAAGCATTTTCTTGAAGGTAGATCTGCGCCACTGTCAGATAATTGGCGGCATCCCAATAGCGGTTGAGTAACTCAAACTCGTCTAAAACGTGAACAGGGTCAACATCGTTTTCGACCTGGGGATGGATTGATTGAGCTGGCTTTTCAAAGCTTTCTCCGTGTCGTCAATGGGTGGATCTGAACTTAAATGGACGGCGCACTGGCGCAGTGAAAATACACCCGCAACCCTAATCCTCACATTTTCCTGACTCGAGTGTTAGGGACTTTCGGCCCTGTGCAGCCGCTCTCACCGGCGTCGACCATTGGAAGGGAATGGAAAATAAATCTCCGGTTCCGTGGACACGGTGTGCCTTGAACACCCGAACGGAAACGTGAAAGAGATGAAAGTTGGATGACTTCATGGAAGCAAAGAGAGCCCACGAAGGTTCGCACATTGTGGTGGGAGTCGACGGGTCTGACGAGTCCGTCCTTGCACTGAAATGGGCGCAAACACTGGCACATTCCCTTGCTGCCACCATCACAGCTGTCACGGCTTGGCAGGTGGAGACGATGTTCGGTACGTATATAAGCCCTGACTGGGACCCGAACGAGGATGCGGGCCGCATTCTCAAAGATGCCGTCCACAGGGCATTCGCAGACAACCCGCCCGAGGGTTTCAATGGGGTAACTGTTCGCGGTAGGCCGGCCCAAGTCTTGCTGGAGGCGGCGCAATCCGCGCAGATGCTCATTGTTGGCTCGCGNGGGAGAGGCGGGTTCAAGGGAATGCTATTGGGCTCTGTCAGTTCTGCCTGCGTAGAACACGCAAGCTGTCCGGTCTTGGTAGTGCATACTTCGGCGAATACAGCGTCAATGCCAGCGACCGCAGGTACACACCAGGCAGACACCGACGTGCCTGTTCGCAACAGTTGAGGAGCCGACCCGGATCTTTGACGCTCGAATCAGCGAAAATTTCACCTTTGGTTGAGGTTTGTCGGCGGCAGTTTAAACTTACATTTGGCTGCAGTTTGTTTTGACCTGCTGCGGCAGTGGGCTGACTATTAGCGCTAAGTATTTCTCACCAATGGCCAGGTGCTCGGGTGTTCTGGGGGTGGCCCACCGAGGGTTGTATGGGTTTAGGTCATGGGTCGGGTTATTTTCCGGTTTTGGGCTTGCAGGAGACGGACGGATTTTCCGCTAGTTTGGCATAGGTGAGCGTGGTGCCTGAGATGCTCAACAGCCCGATGTCATCGATGCGGTTCCGGCGCACAAGGGCCCCGAAGTCCTCCAGGCTTCCTCCACAAAACCGAGGGTTTGGTGGTCCGCGGGTCTCCTAGTTGGACTTTTCCTGTGGTGCGCTACATCAGGTTGTCGCTGGGCATAGGGCCGAAAGACCCGATGCAACTCTGGTGCTGTTATTCCATACTGGAGATATGAACGCCGTCGCGAGCAGGCCAGACCGGATCATCATTGTCATCGTGGCACCAACGCGCTTATCGAGCCGGTCAAGCTCGACGGCGTGCCTGCCGTCATTCCTTTGCACTCCGATGCTTTTGCCCACTGAGCAGAGCTCTCATTTGCACCGTCTGGGCCTGCAACTAAGCAGGACAGACACGAATCTTAGAGGTACCAGGTAAGCCATGAAATGGATCGATTCAACGAAGCTCGGGTCACCAATGATGGGACTCAATGAGGTCTCTTCTGCATGGAGCTCCAAACCAATCCTCACGTTGACCATGAACCCTGCACTGGACGTCGGCACTTCAACAGACCTCGTCTATAGTGGCCACAAGCTCCGATGCAGTCGCAGCAGCCTCGATCCAGGTGGCGGTGGGGCGAATGTGGCCAGGGTGATACACCGGCTCGGCGGGCAGGCACTTGCTGTGTACACGGCCGGCGGTACCACCGGTGACACCTATCGGAAGTTGATGGAAGCCGAGGGAATCCCTGTTTTGGCGGCAGCAGTTCACGGGAGGACCCGGCAGGATGTCACGGTTGATGAGAATTCGACGGGGAGACAATTCCGATTCGTCCTAGAAGGTCCTGAGCTTAGTGAAGCCGAGTGGCGCAACTGCCTGAGGGTTGTTGGCAGGTCCCTTCGGACTGGTGGATATCTTGTTGCCAGCGGCAGCCTGCCGCCNGGGGTTCCGGACGATTTCTACGCACGAGTGGCGCGACTGGCGCTAGAGGCCGACGTACGGTGCGTGGTGGACACCTCAGGGCCGGCCCTTGCCGAAGCCCTTGCCGAAGGTGTCTTTCTGGTCAAACCCAGCCGGCGGGAACTGGCTGAACATGTGGGTGCAACCCTTGACAGTGAACGAAGCCAAATTGATGCACTATCTGAACTGACTGCAGCAGGTTGCGCAGACTACGTTGCACTAACACTTGGTGAAGCAGGNGCCGTGCTCGCCTCAAAAGCAGGAGTCATCCGGTTGCCAACGCCGTCCGTGAAGGTGGTTAGCACCGTCGGAGCCGGTGACAGCTTNTTAGCCGCACTTGTACTGCGACTCGCCCAGGGCTACCCGGCTGAGACGGCCTTGAGAACGGCGGTCGCTGCCGGAAGTGCCGCGGTGATGTCAGCAGCAACAGAATTGTGTTGCGTGGACGACGTCCAGCGCCTCGAGGTAGAAATAGCTGCAACAGCACTCGAGTCTGATTGAGCTGACTCATGGTTGATTCGGCTTCGCGCACGCGTGAGTAGTCAGTTTCGAACATGGTGCAGGCATGCGGCCACACCCTTTCGCAACCGCCAGGCCAGCACTGTGAATTGAGTGGGTAACCTGCACGGGATGGTGCTTCGGGCGGCAAGCCGGGTTGCTGTTGCTTGACCGGTGAGCTACTTTCGATCAGTTATGGAGACCCGTTTGTTCCTTGCCAGCGCTCGTTGATCGTCTCGAAACGAATGACTCCGACGAAGTTGAACGCCGCAGAAGCCAAACGAATTCTCAACCTAGCTCTTCTCCGACTCCAGCTCGCTGCACAGACTGAGTGCGGATTCACGGCGCTGCGCCCCGCCCGAGTATGCGCCATGGAAGTAGTGGCGCTCATCTATGGCGCAGTGCGCCCGTGCCGCCGGCCACGGTGCTGGACTGTAACGGCACAACGAAAACTTCGTCACACTACTTGGGCTGGAACTTGGCATACCATGACGTTGACGACGCCGGAAACCTAGTCAGCGCATCGATGCTGCGTCCTGTGGGGAGGGGCTATTGGCTCCACAGTCAGTGCTCAGCAATTCCTTCCTGGCTAGGGTAGGCAGTCACGGATGTGCCCCTGCACCGTGTTATTCGAAGGTAGAGCACCGCACCTCTGAGAAGGGTGTTCTCCAAATATCAGGTTTTGTGAGCGGAAATATCCTGCCACTGAGGTTTAGCGGGCTGATCCGTAGCACTACGCTCCACGCCCGCTCCGTTTCGGGATCATACCCGTTCACTTCGAAGGCCACGGGTGTGTTGTTTGTTGAACCATCATGTTTGGACCCTGCCGCGGTCCGTAAGACCGGTGCGTCCTTATCTGCAGCGCAATTGATCGAAAAAATGTCGAGGTAATCATCAATCACAACAGCTAATCGTCCAGGGTCCACTCCACGCAGTAATTCCCAGCATTGGTCCTTGGCCANGGTTTCAATGTTCGTTGAATCAGATGTGCTCCCTGCTGAGGTTGGCTTGATCGGCATGGGATGATCCCAGAACCATCGATTCAGCGGGTGTACGGTCCCCAGCTGCAACGCCAAGGAGAATCCGCCTCTGCTAGTCATATGCGCTGGTCCTTCTCGCAACGCAGGTAGCCTGTCAGTAATGGCCGGCACCTTGAGGCTTCTAAGATAATGACCTGCGGTTGATCGAAAGTGGCTATGGTGAATGATCCTGATGCGGATAAGGCTATCCCCTATTGCCGGTTGCTGCAGGCGCCCGGATTGAGGACCTGCTCAGAGAGTTCGTAGACAGGGCCGGAGAGCTGCTGTCCACACAAGAACGTATGCAAGGCTTGCTCTCAGCTGTGGTTTCCGTAGCTGAAGACCTCAGCTTGGAAGCAGTGTTGGAACGGGTCGTGAAATCGGCCTGCACTTTGCTGAACGCTCGCTACGGTGCCTTGGGAATCATTGCTGAAGATCAGTCGCTGAGCCACTTTATAACCGTTGGCATCGATGCCGAACACGTCACCCGCATAGGCCCTTTACCAACCGGGCACGGTGTCCTNGGGATGCTGATCAGTGACCCACGCCCGTTGCGTCTGCATGATTTGCGCCTGCACCCTGCCTCTTATGGTTTCCCGGAACACCACCCTCCCATGGCTTCTTTTCTGGGAGTCCCTGTGCGGGTCAGGGGAAATGTCTTCGGAAACCTTTATCTGACCGANAAAATAGGCGGCGAAGACTTCACGGTAGAGGACGAAGAGCTGGCTCTCGCCCTGGCCGCTGCCGCTGGCGTTGCCATTGAAAATGCCCGCTTATTTGAGGACGCCAGGCTCCGTTCGCGTTGGTTGGAAGCCTGTATGGATGTCACCGGGCGGATGATGGATGATGAACGTAACATCATTGAAAGTAGCTTGGATATGATTGCTGCGACTGCTTTGGCTGAGTCAGAGTCGGCTCTGACTATGATCGGTGTTTCCTCCGACAATGGACCCGATCTTTACGTTGCAGCAGCGGCCGGAGACCGGGCCCCATTGCTGGTGGGCCGTTCCTTGGCGCTGGATTCCCCTGCGGTCGCTGAGGTGCTGAGAACGGGTGTCCCCACAGTNTTTAACGACGCTGCTGATTTACTTGGCGCCGACGACGGGACGGCATTTGGGCCAGTTTTAGTCATTGCGCTGGGACCCCAGGGCACGAATCAAGGTCTGTTGATCTTGGCACGCAGCGAAGGATCCGCCAGTTATTCCAAGATCGTTATCGAGATGAGTGCCGTNTTTGGATCCCACGTTGCCTTGGCTTTGGAATTAGCACGGACACACAGATTGCGCGAACAGATCATGATTTTCACAGATCGGGACCGAATCGCAAGGGACTTGCATGACGTCGTCATCCAGCGTCTTTTCGCTGCAGGGCTAAGTATCCAGAGCTTACAGCGCTTTATTTCAGATAAGACCGCGTCTGAGAGGATCCGTACTGTCACGAGGGAGCTTGATGAGACTATTCGGGACCTACGGAACACCATTTATTCATTGCGTGTCAGCTCCGGTGAAACAGAGTTGCTCAGCGATCTGATTCTAAGGACAGTTCGCAATGTTGCCAAACCGCTAGATTTCGCTCCACGGTTAAATCTGTCCGGCCCCATAGACTCTGCGATCTCCGATGAAACAGCCACGCACCTACTAGCGGTATTGACAGAAGGCCTCAGTAACGCGGTGCGGCACTCAGCGGCCAAGGCCATCGAAGTTTCTGTGGATGTAACGACGGAGACGGTCAGCATTATTATTGACGACGACGGTATTGGTGTGGGAAAACCTGCCCATCGAAGCGGGCTTTCGAACATGGCTGAGAGGGCCGAAATCCTCCACGGAACTTTTGCTCTGGAGAGCACTGAAGACACCGGAACACGTTTGATCTGGTGTGTTCCTGCGATGGACGCTCACTGACGCTCCGAAGAAGCTTGCCACCGTGTATCCGTAATAANAACGGCCGCTTGGGTGCGTCGTTCAAACCCTAGCTTTGCTAAGAGTGAGGAAACATAATTCTTCACCGTTTNTTCGGCCAGAGACATCTCAGTCCCAATTTCTCGATTGGTTAATCCCCGCCCAATGAGTCTAAGTACACGGCTTTCCTGTGGGGTCAGGGCCGAAATACGAGGATCCACCTGCTCGGGTTCGGCCAGACCCTGGATGACTTTCGCCATGATGTCAGGGTTGAAAAGCGACTCTCCCTTGGCAGTGCGACGCAGGGAGCTCAGCAAATCCGTGCCATTGATTTCCTTCAACACGTACCCGCAGGCTCCGGCAAGTACAGCGCCGCGCAAGGCTTGTTCGTCGTCGTAACTGGTGAGGATTAGACAACGTAGCGACGGATCCACGCTCCTGATATCACGGCAGACTTCTATGCCCGTACCATCTGGCAACCGTGCATCCAATACTGAAACATCTGGATGTAAGGCTGGAATGCGCCGAGTCGCTTCGAGGGCGGAACCGCTAGAGCCAATGACCTGGAACCCCTCGCCTTCAAGTAGCTCTTCTAGTCCGCGCCTGACAAGTTCATGGTCATCCAATATAAAGACCGTGATGGGACCCACGGTGGCACGCTCCGTTTCTATGTCAGGGGCAACTAGCCGATCCATTATTGGAGTTCTCCGTCCCTGATCGTGTTCTCCGTCTGGGAATGCTCCCACGGACATTCTTACTCATCATCCATAATTCCTGTCAGTCTTTCTTACGCAGCAAAGACCAACAAGGGCCAAAGACCTCCCCAGAGGATTTCGCAAGGTAACGCTCCAAGCCCGAGAAGTCTGCTGCGAGCCGAACACTACGGCCAGCAGGACTGGAGCGATGACTCTGTATTGCCACTAATCCTGCAACTGAGCCCCGGTGGGCCAGCGACTCTCAACGCTATGCCACTGATGTAAGGTTCAAGCATGTTGAGCCTACGTTCTGATCAGCCGTGAACAGGGGCACCAAAGCCCTCCACCACCAACCTGCCCGCAGGGTCTCTCAAGTGAGCAGGTAGGCAACCGGATCTCCGCTGGCCTGACCAACCGTGTTTCTCAGTCCTCCACCCGAAGTCTGTGGGATATTGTCCGCGCGAACGTACTCACGCTGTTCAATGGAATTGTGGCAGGCAGTTTTATTCTGCTGCTCGTTTTGGGTCAGTGGCGAGATGCGTTGTTCGGGTTCGCCGCCGTGGGTAACGCGGTCATTGGAGTGGTGCAGGAATACCGTGCCAAGAGAGCACTGGACCGGCTCGCCCTGATCAATACCCCGGACGCTCGAGTGCTTCGAGACGGCGCCGTACAGGACATTGCGGTGGAGGCTGTGGTGCGCGATGACATCCTTGTACTTCGTGCAGGGGACCAAGTATCGGCTGATGCCACAATGCTCGACGGCGAGAGCCTGGAGATAGACGAGTCGCTGCTCACTGGCGAGGCCGATCCAGTGCTGAAGTTCCCAGGCGATGATGTACTCTCTGGTTCCAGCGTGGTTGCTGGAAATGGCAGGGCCAAGGTCACACGTGTTGGCGCCGATTCNTTTGCTAGCCGTCTCACGGCTGAGGCCAAACAGTTTTCGTTGATCAATTCTGAGATTCGTAATGGGCTCAACAAGGTGCTGCGCTGGGTCACCTGGGCGCTTCTTCCCATTATGGCCATCGTTATCAGTGGTCAGATGCAAGCTGCCGGCGGCTGGGAACTGGCTATCAGCAGCGGCAGCTGGAGAACCGCGGCGGTCGGGGTGGTGGCGAGCATCATCGCTATGGTTCCGCTGGGACTAGTCCTTCTGACAAGCGTCGCTTTCGCCGTCAGTGGAGTCCGGCTCGCCAAACAAAAGGTGCTGATCCAGGAGTTGGCTGCCGTGGAAGTGCTGGCCCGGGTGGACATCATCTGTTTGGATAAAACTGGCACACTCACCGAGGGTGCCATCATGTTTGACGCTGTGCACACCCTGGCCGAAACGTCCGAACCAGAACTGGACCAAGAGCCCGGATGGCGGCAAAGCCTAGGCTGGTTCGGCGCCGATCCGAACGCCAATGCCACCGCCCGTTGTCTCGCTGAACAGTTCTCGGCGGACAGCTCGCTCAGTGCCACAGCTGCCATCCCGTTCTCGTCTGAGCGCAAATGGAGTTCAGTTTCGTTTTCTAGCGATTCGATTGCCCCGGGTACTTGGGTCCTAGGGGC from Arthrobacter polaris encodes:
- the ppsA gene encoding phosphoenolpyruvate synthase, whose amino-acid sequence is MDEENVVWLEDVGIKDVAHVGGKNASLGEMIRSLAADGVRVPGGFALTAAAYRQFILENNMAPQLGRILATKDAAGSNWRSIGTQVRELILAGEFPPEMSTQIRSFYRELAXRAGREDPAVAVRSSATAEDLPDASFAGQQETYLNVRGEDALLDACRRCYASLFTDRAISYREIMKYGHLDVALSVGVQLMVRSDLGAAGVMFSLDTETGFPRAAVISANWGLGETVVLGMVNPDKYVVFKPLLGTPEFTPVIEKTLGSKECKLVYSLDGGAGTFMVDTTDTERRSFCLDDDEILQLGRWAVQVENHYGRPMDMEWAKDGMSGELFIVQARPETVQARKSGTMISTHRLTEEGRLLVEGAAVGDSIASGMACVIKSAADIGNFVDGAVLVAEQTDPDWVPVMKRAKAIVTDKGGATSHAAIVSRELGITAVVGTTHATKVIVDGQPITVSCAEGDTGHVYEGFLASAQDDVDLGDLPATRTAIMLNLASPSTAFKWWRLPAQGIGLARMEFVINDMVRVHPMALAYPERVTDPADQAKIKELTRGYADSSEYFVQTLARGLAKLAAPFYPAPVVVRFSDFKTNEYAHLIGGSAFEGEESNPMIGFRGASRYYDRHYRAGFDLECRAIIRLRNQCGFMNVIVMVPFCRTLGEADRVLAVMEENGLVRGQDGLKVYMMCEIPSNVILAQKFATKFDGFSIGSNDLTQLVLGVDRDSATLAPLFDEQDEAVKIMISQAIAGAHAAGIRIGICGQAPSNHPEFAQFLVAEGIDSISLNPDSFLRTVPLIAAAEAAQKLDLIEASTPL
- a CDS encoding universal stress protein encodes the protein MSTRYGSTIIVGIDGSDSSIEALRHAEWLAKPLGAHVKALTCWNYPNAYIVPYALGNFDFKEAAQKVLDTAVESAFGLDYPEXLTTELVQGSARSVLIEASKDAALLVLGRRGFGGFKGLLMGSVSSSCTAYAHCPVMIVPHSMTARTTDELHTANITGQLNWFRAVCSLQSSPASAQLLRLR
- a CDS encoding phosphoketolase translates to MHPQVENDVDPVHVLDEFELLNRYWDAANYLTVAQIYLQENALLRSPXAAEQIKPRLLGHWGTSPGLSLIYVHLNRLIRNTGAHILYVAGPGHGGPAVIANLYLEGTYSQIYPEVSQDNEGLRRLIRQFSTXGGIPSHVXPPTPGSIHEGGELGYSLAHATGAVMDNPELIVTCVVGDGEAETGPLEGAWKAPAFLNPSRDGAVLPILHLNGYKISGPTVLGRQSDEQIMALLHAHGWDPVVVSGDDPTLVHPQLAGVLERAHAQITQIQEQARQHGASSPARWPAIILRTPKGWTGPETVDGIQVEGTFRSHQVPLAGVRENPAHLAQLESWLRSYSPETLXDGNGRLLPELAALAPAGQLRMGANPWANGGTETAPLPLRPLENYALEVGIPGSTKHETTRPLGEMLRDIYSDTARXPRFRLFSPDETNSNRLGAVFQVTDRCLMEPVQDGDDHLSXDGRVMEVLSEHLCQGWLEGYVLTGRYGLFATYEAFAMVSASMTIQHAKWLQHARELSWRKPVPSLNILLTSTCWRNDHNGFSHQGPGLIDTVLSLSGSVVRIYLPPDSNTLLAAAEHVLLSKDYVNLVVVDKQAHPQYLNLEDARRHATAGASIWHWAGNENVPSAVVTDKSALLSAASSITTPDESAKTAVPDIVMACAGDVPTEETLAATWLLQHFVPALKVRVVNIMNLLVLPPRDTHPHGLSDVDFEKLFTVGGEVIVAWHGYARAFHQLLHGRSNPGRFHVRGYNEQGTTTTPFDMVVLNRMSRYHLALEALNRVNSHFGGAQELAEYCQQMLANHEKYIHEHLEDMPEIRDWLWTPPENGTASS
- a CDS encoding universal stress protein gives rise to the protein MEAKRAHEGSHIVVGVDGSDESVLALKWAQTLAHSLAATITAVTAWQVETMFGTYISPDWDPNEDAGRILKDAVHRAFADNPPEGFNGVTVRGRPAQVLLEAAQSAQMLIVGSRGRGGFKGMLLGSVSSACVEHASCPVLVVHTSANTASMPATAGTHQADTDVPVRNS
- a CDS encoding 1-phosphofructokinase family hexose kinase, coding for MKWIDSTKLGSPMMGLNEVSSAWSSKPILTLTMNPALDVGTSTDLVYSGHKLRCSRSSLDPGGGGANVARVIHRLGGQALAVYTAGGTTGDTYRKLMEAEGIPVLAAAVHGRTRQDVTVDENSTGRQFRFVLEGPELSEAEWRNCLRVVGRSLRTGGYLVASGSLPPGVPDDFYARVARLALEADVRCVVDTSGPALAEALAEGVFLVKPSRRELAEHVGATLDSERSQIDALSELTAAGCADYVALTLGEAGAVLASKAGVIRLPTPSVKVVSTVGAGDSXLAALVLRLAQGYPAETALRTAVAAGSAAVMSAATELCCVDDVQRLEVEIAATALESD